The sequence GCCATGATGACGGAACATTTGCCCCAATGATCGTCAGCCAAAAGACCGCGCCCAACAGAAATATCAAGAGCGGATATCCGAACCTACGCGACAGTACCATATCATCTATCCGCTGCTGCAGAGAATGTTTCTTCTCACATTCCACTGAAACGACAGCACTTGCGATCTCTTCTGTATTTCGATACAAGTCACCGATCATTTGTTCTCGGATATCTACATCACATCTCTCTTGGATATGGCTTGCCATCTCATCAACCTCGTAAAACACATCTTCCCGCTCACAGCTCACATCGTCCACCTTCCTTTTGGGCAGAAAGCATTTCTTTTACCCTGCACAGACACTCCTTATCACCTTCCAACCTACGCATCGCAAGCCACCTTGCATCGAACATTTCTCCTACCGCTCGCTTTATATACGGCAGAATCTCACCTACCGCATCTTCAACGACAGCCGAATATCGATTCCTGCGCGGTGTACGAAGGTCATCAGCCTGACAAGTACGCAACAGTACATTGCGCAGCTCATATATCCCTTCTTGCTGTTTCGCCGACGTCCCAACGACCGACACTCGCAGGATATCTTCAAGACGGATCAAGTCTATCATCACACCGTTTTCTGTTGCTTCATCCATCAAATTTACACAAAGCACCACACGTTTTGTAATCTCCAACACCTGCAATACCAAGAACAAATTTCGTTCCAAGCGAGAGGCATCAACAACGACAACAACAGCATCAGGTTTTGCAAAGCAAATAAAATCACGTGCTACAGCTTCTTCCGCCCGCCGCGCACCAAGCGAATACGTTCCCGGCAGATCAACAAGTACGAACTGCTCCCCAAGCCAATCGAATCGCCCCACCGCCCCCACGACCGTCTTGCCTGCCCAGTTGCCCGTATGCTGATTCATCCCCGTTAAGGCATTGAAAATCGTACTTTTGCCAACATTCGGATTACCCGCAAGAGCTACGACAAATGCATCGTCACCTGCCGTTATGTTAAACTGCTCTCTTATATATCGCCGACAAAAATCTTCCCCATCCATATACTCACCTCACCACTTAATAAACCTCCGCCAACACATGTTCACCGTCAGAGCGGCGAATCACAAGCCGAGCTGACCGCACCTTATATACACCAGCCTTACCAGATGGGCTGAACCGCTCACAGCGAATATGTGTCCCTATGACCAGACCCAATTCCAATAAACGCTCACGCAAAAACCCTTTTGCGGTAATGGCTCGCACAATTCCCTCATCTCCTACCGCCATTTCCGATATCGATACTACTCGCACATTCCCACCCCCTTATCACCATTTTTGCAAGACACTGCCAACACAACTTTCACCGTATCCTCAAATATCGTTCCAATCGACACAACCGTTCTTCCATGAGCGCCAGACGCTCCTCCGGACTTCGCTGGCCGCGTTCGTCATCTTCCAATAGAAACTCACTATCCGAATTTACGCGTGATTGAAGGAGTAGTTGTAACGTAAGCACCGAGCTGATGAATTCCAATGCAGCGAGCGCATCCTTCAATTCTCGAATCGTCATGCCACTCGCCTCCTATCTATTACTATGCACACGCTGCTCTCCTTGCGCCTTTCGCTATGGCAAATAAAAAAGCCTCGATACATCTTCTGTATCGAAGCCTTTTTACTTTCTTATCTTTGATATAACATCTCTCGAACACGTTTGACATACAGCGTACGAATCGCCTCATTCTCACCTAATCCATGCAGATACGATTCAACTTGATACCCTGCTTTCTGCAATGCTGTCTGCCACGATCCGTCACCTGTCATATCTTTTTCTACATGGCATCCTGCTACCAGCAAAAACGGTACAAGATATACTTTTTTCACATCTCCATATTCGCGAATACGCTTCATAACGTACGTAAAAGACAAAGCATCTTCTTCCATCACACCGACGATCACACGAAGGCCACGCTCATCAAACGCTTCTTGTAAGCAAGGATATACCGATCCTTGCGCACACTTAGAACCGTGTCCCATCAATACAACGATCTCGTCTGATCTTATCGGAGGAAATTGCAGGCGAAGCGCTTCTACGATCTCGCGATAATCGACCGAGCAGTTATTCTCATCACAGCATGTGAGGAGTGGTCTGCCAACGACCAATCGTGCGAATCGACCGCGATATTCTTCCGCTACTATAGCGACCTTGCTGCGATATTCTTCTCCTTCGATGATATGTGTCGGCATGATAACAA comes from Selenomonadales bacterium and encodes:
- a CDS encoding sirohydrochlorin cobaltochelatase, whose protein sequence is MDDKIMKKKRAIIVVSFGTTYIDALKTCIEPIEKAVAESFGSYAVYRAFTSVFVRKRLAELGIVTESLPEVLERLSQDGCREVVIMPTHIIEGEEYRSKVAIVAEEYRGRFARLVVGRPLLTCCDENNCSVDYREIVEALRLQFPPIRSDEIVVLMGHGSKCAQGSVYPCLQEAFDERGLRVIVGVMEEDALSFTYVMKRIREYGDVKKVYLVPFLLVAGCHVEKDMTGDGSWQTALQKAGYQVESYLHGLGENEAIRTLYVKRVREMLYQR
- a CDS encoding FeoA domain-containing protein, yielding MRVVSISEMAVGDEGIVRAITAKGFLRERLLELGLVIGTHIRCERFSPSGKAGVYKVRSARLVIRRSDGEHVLAEVY
- a CDS encoding 50S ribosome-binding GTPase codes for the protein MDGEDFCRRYIREQFNITAGDDAFVVALAGNPNVGKSTIFNALTGMNQHTGNWAGKTVVGAVGRFDWLGEQFVLVDLPGTYSLGARRAEEAVARDFICFAKPDAVVVVVDASRLERNLFLVLQVLEITKRVVLCVNLMDEATENGVMIDLIRLEDILRVSVVGTSAKQQEGIYELRNVLLRTCQADDLRTPRRNRYSAVVEDAVGEILPYIKRAVGEMFDARWLAMRRLEGDKECLCRVKEMLSAQKEGGRCEL